The following is a genomic window from Miltoncostaea oceani.
CTGGGTGCGGGCGGCGGTGCGCCGCAGCGCGCGCAGCAGCACCTCGGGACGGCCCTCGTAGGCCCCGCCGTCGACCTGGGGGCCGAGGGTCGCGACGACGGCGATGCGGTCGCCGGCGCCGGCGTCCGCGAGGCGGGCGTCGAGGCCCGGCGTGGTGCCCGCGAGGGCGCTCGGGGCCGCGACCGCGGCGACGGCGGCGACTGCGGTTGCGACGAGGGCCCTGACAACGCGGCGTCCGTGCCGGCCCCTCGGGCTGGTCCTGCCCGAGATCACTCGAATCCATTCCGTCGGATCGTTTCGTGCAGCCCTTGTGTCGGCATCGCCGGGGGCCGTCTTGACCGGGGCGGGCCGGCGCCGTCGCGCGGGTCGGGCCCCCCGCTACGATTGGCGGATGCCCGTGTTCCTGTGCCCCCGGTGCGCCTACCGCGAGAGCGGCAGCGAGCGGAACGTGCGCCACCAGCCGCGCGGCTGCTCGCGGTGCGGCTTCGGCTTCGCGTTCGAGCTGCTCGAGGACTACTACGCGAGCCCGAAGACGGCGCTGATCGTGTGCGACCGCGACCGCCGCATCCTGGTCGCGGGGCACGCCGCGTTCGCCGTCACCGGCTACGACGAGGGCGAGCTGCTCGGGCACGAGTTCGCGGAGCGGCTGGGCCTGTCGGGCTTCCCCGACGGCGACCCGGCGGCGCGCAGCCTGGAGTGGGGCGTGCGCGTGCTGGACGTGCCCTGCACCTACCGGTTCAACGGGTCGCCCGACGACATCCCGGCGGTGGCGGACTTCTTCCCCGCCTACGACGACGACGGCGGACTGCTGGTGGCCGTGACGCCGAAGGCCCCCGCGGCGTCCTAGGGCATTCCTCCCGGCGGGGGCGCGACGAGGGAGTGGGCATGGAGCGGCGGCGACTGGGCGGGACCGACCTCGAGCTGTCGGTGATCGGGCTCGGCACCTGGGTCTTCGGAGGGCGCTGGGGCGGGGCCGAGGACGCCGACTCCGAGGCGGCCTGCCACGCCGCCCTCGACGCGGGGATCAACTGGATCGACACCGCCGACATCTACGGCCAGGGGCGCGCCGAGCGGATCGTCGGGAAGGTCGTCCGGGACCGGGGCGACGACGTCGTCGTCGCCACGAAGGGCGGGGTCGCGTGGGAGGTCGGCGACGCCGGCCTGCGCATCTGGCGGGAGGCCTCCGCCGAGTACCTGCGGATGTCGCTGGAGCGGAGCCTCACCGCCCTCGGCATGGAGGCCGTCGACCTCTACCAGGTGCACTGGCCGGTCGGCGGCGTCCCCGCGGAGGAGTCCATCGGCGCGCTCGTCGACCTGCGCGCCGAGGGCAAGATCCGCGCGATCGGCGTGTCGAACTACCACCTGGCCGACCTGGAGGCGGCCGGGGCGGTTGCCGCGATCGACTCGTACCAGCCGGGGTACCACCTGATGCGCCGCGACATCGAGGACGGCGAGCTGCCGTGGTGCGCGGCGAACGGCGTCGGCGTCATCGCGTACGGCCCCCTCGGGCACGGCCTGCTCACCGGCAAGATGGGCGCCGCGACGCGCTTCGCCGAGAACGACTGGCGCGCGACGAGCGAGTTCTTCGCGGACGAGGCGTTCCCCGAGCGCCTCGCCGTCGTCGACGAGCTGACGGCGCTGGCCCGTGAGTCGGGCCGTCCCGGCGGCGTGGCGGAGCTCGCCGTCGTGTGGGTGCTCCGCCGCCCCGAGGTCACCGCCGCGATCGTCGGCGCGCGCTCCGCGGCGCAGGCCGAGGCGAACGCCGCGCTCGCCGGGGCGCCCCTCTCGGCCGACGAGGAACGGGAGATCGAGGCGATCCTCGCCCGCTACCCGGCCGCGTCGCGGCCCTACGGCCACGGCGAGCCCCCCGACCCGTCGGATCCGTCCGCGGGGTAGGGTGAGCCATGGCGATCGCCGGACCACGTCGGCGCAGCTCCGACGCCCGCACTACCCAGGGGCCCGCGTTCGGGCCCACGCCGGGCGGGATCGGGCCGCCGGACCCCGACGGCGTCGCGCGGTCCCTCGCCCTCGCCCTGGAGACGGCCCGCCGGTCGCGCCGACCGCTGACGCTGGTCGCGATGGACGCCCCCGAGGGGTCCGACGAGGCGGTGCTCGCCCGCGTCGCGGAGCTCGTCCGGAGCACGGTGCGCGACACCGACGGCCTGTGGCGGGACGGTCCCGGTAGCCTTGTCCTCGTGCTCACCGACGTCGACGGACCCAACTGCGAACCCGCGCTGGCGCGCCTGCGCCTGCGGCTGCGACGCGAGGGGTTCGGCACCACGCTGATGGGCCGCGCGTCCCCGGCGCCCGGGATCGGCGCCGACGACCTGCTCGAGCTCGCCCGCGGCGACCGCCGCATCGTCTCCCGCCCGCACCGGCCCGAGTGAGCGCCGCGTGAGGGTCGCGGTGGTCGGTGCGACCGGCCTCATCGGCAGGCGGCTGTGCGCGGCGCTGGCGGCGCGCGGCGACACCGCGATCGCGGTGTCCCGGTCGGGCTCGGCCGGCATCGACGGCGTGCCCGACGTGCGCTGGGACCCGGGCGAGGGCCCCCCGCCCGCGGCGCTGACCGACGGCGTCGACGCCGTCGTCAACCTGGCGGGCGCGCCGATCGGCGGGAAGCGCTGGACGGCGGAGCGCAAGCGCGTCATCCGCGAGAGCCGCACCGTCCCCACCCGCATGATCGTCGACGCCCTCTCCGCCGACGGCGCCCCCCGGGTGCTCGTCAACGCGAGCGCGGTCGGCTACTACGGCCCGACGGAGGCCGAGGTCGACGAGTCCTCGCCGCCCGGGTCCGACTTCCTGGCCGACACCTGCGTGGCGTGGGAGCGCGAGGCGCTGCGCGCCCGCGACCACGGCGTGCGGGTGGTGCTGGTCCGGACCGGCATCGTCCTGGCCCGCGACGGCGGCGCCCTGCCGCAGATGGCCCTGCCGGTGAAGCTCTTCGCGGGCGGCCCGATCGGCGGTGGACGCCAGTGGGTCCCGTGGATCCACATCGACGACGAGGTCGGGCTGATCCTGTTCGCCCTCGACCACGCCGAGGTCGACGGCCCCCTCAACGCGACCGCGCCCGACCCGGCCCGCCAGCGCGACCTGGTGAAGGCGATCGCCGCCGCCCTCGGCCGCCCTGCGATCCTGCCGACCCCGGCTCTTCCGCTGCGCCTGGCGATGGGCGAGATGTCCACCCTCGCCCTCGACGGGCAGCGCGCCGTCCCCCGCGCCGCCCTCGCGGCGGGGTACCCCTTCGTGCACACCGACGTCCGCGCCGCGCTGGAGGACGTCTACCGCTGACCGCGCGGGCCCCCGCGCGGGCCCCGGTTCAGCGCAGCCGGGCCTGCCAGTCGGGCGGGACGGCGCCGGCGGGGCCCGGCACCGGCTGGTCGGGCGGGTGCGCCTCGGGCGGCGCCAGCCGGGGGCCGTAGGCGTAGGCCTCGTCGGGGAACGACCAGAACCAGTCCTCGCCCGGCTCGAAGCTCTGCACCACGGGGTGGCCGCTCGCGGCGGCATGGGCACGGGCGTGCCCGCTCGGCGACGAGTCGCAGCACCCGACGTGGCCGCACGCCGCGCAGCGGCGCAGGTGGAACCACCAGCCGGGACCGTCGCCGGCGAGGCAGTCGGCGCAGCCGGTCCCGCTCGGGGGCACCGTCGGGTCGATGGCGGCCGTGCTCATGGCGCCTCCTCGTCGGGGAACAGGGTGCGGATCTCCGCGTCGACCTTCAGCCAGCTCTCGCGGACGAAGGTGGTGCCGACGGTGTAGCGGGCGCCGGGCAGCACGCGGGCGAGCTTCAGGTCGTCCTCCCCCGGGCGCTCCTCGAGGCGCTCGACGAGCGCCTTGTACTCCTCGACGATCTGGCCCATCTCGAAGTGCGCGTTCTGGATCTGGTCCAGGAGGCGGTAGAGGGGGGCGAACGGATCACCGGAGGAGTGGGTGCCCATGGGTGCCTCGCGGTCGGGGACGCGCCGCGGCGATGCTACCGTAGGCCACGATCGCGGGGGATTAGCTCAGCTGGGAGAGCGCCGCCTTTGCAAGGCGGAGGTCGTCGGTTCGATCCCGTCATCCTCCACTACCACGGCGACGGTGAGAGCCCCGCTCCGGCGGGCCTTTCACATGTCCGCGCGCGCCACACGGCGGAGGCGCGCAGACGACGACATCCACCAGCAGGTGGTGGCCACGTGGTGGCCACCCTCGTTCGCCGGGGGGCGCCGCCCTGAGCTCGGCAGGGGGGCAGGGGGTGGGGAGGCCGCGCATCGAGACAATGAGCGTGAAGGACGCCGCGTCCGCTCTCGGCATCGTGCGGAATAGCTGCCACCCGGCCATCCGCGCAGCGAAGTGCCTGCGGTGCGCATCGGTGGGCGGCTCCTCGTTCCGCGCGCGGCGCTGACGCGGCTCCTAACCCCCGCATGGTGCGAGCCAACCTCGGGCCGCCGGCCGGTGCGGCCGCCCGGCCCGGGGGCTCTCGGCGCGCGAAGCCGCCTCCTATACGTTCGTCGAGCTGACATCCGTGGCGTGGTCGCGGAGGATCGCTTCGCCCGCGGTGAGGCTCGTTATGCGCCTTGGAGAGGAGCGTGCTGGATTGACTCCGAAGCGTCACGAGTCGAGTTCGGTCTG
Proteins encoded in this region:
- a CDS encoding PAS domain-containing protein, yielding MPVFLCPRCAYRESGSERNVRHQPRGCSRCGFGFAFELLEDYYASPKTALIVCDRDRRILVAGHAAFAVTGYDEGELLGHEFAERLGLSGFPDGDPAARSLEWGVRVLDVPCTYRFNGSPDDIPAVADFFPAYDDDGGLLVAVTPKAPAAS
- a CDS encoding aldo/keto reductase, translating into MERRRLGGTDLELSVIGLGTWVFGGRWGGAEDADSEAACHAALDAGINWIDTADIYGQGRAERIVGKVVRDRGDDVVVATKGGVAWEVGDAGLRIWREASAEYLRMSLERSLTALGMEAVDLYQVHWPVGGVPAEESIGALVDLRAEGKIRAIGVSNYHLADLEAAGAVAAIDSYQPGYHLMRRDIEDGELPWCAANGVGVIAYGPLGHGLLTGKMGAATRFAENDWRATSEFFADEAFPERLAVVDELTALARESGRPGGVAELAVVWVLRRPEVTAAIVGARSAAQAEANAALAGAPLSADEEREIEAILARYPAASRPYGHGEPPDPSDPSAG
- a CDS encoding TIGR01777 family oxidoreductase — its product is MRVAVVGATGLIGRRLCAALAARGDTAIAVSRSGSAGIDGVPDVRWDPGEGPPPAALTDGVDAVVNLAGAPIGGKRWTAERKRVIRESRTVPTRMIVDALSADGAPRVLVNASAVGYYGPTEAEVDESSPPGSDFLADTCVAWEREALRARDHGVRVVLVRTGIVLARDGGALPQMALPVKLFAGGPIGGGRQWVPWIHIDDEVGLILFALDHAEVDGPLNATAPDPARQRDLVKAIAAALGRPAILPTPALPLRLAMGEMSTLALDGQRAVPRAALAAGYPFVHTDVRAALEDVYR
- a CDS encoding UBP-type zinc finger domain-containing protein; translation: MSTAAIDPTVPPSGTGCADCLAGDGPGWWFHLRRCAACGHVGCCDSSPSGHARAHAAASGHPVVQSFEPGEDWFWSFPDEAYAYGPRLAPPEAHPPDQPVPGPAGAVPPDWQARLR